TGCATTCAAAAATTAGATTGTAAAAGTTAGGGTTATTTTCATTAAGCAATGATATGGCATCCGTTGAGCCTGTCTCTATTTCGATATTAGGAAGATCAAGTTGTCGAGCAATCTTTAATCCTTCATGCAGAGCCATTAGTTCACAATGCATGACTGATGATGCATAGGTTGATCTGCAATACCCAAAAATCCAATCGCCATTTTTGTTCCTGAAAACCCCACCCAGGCCAGCTTCCAGAGTAGATTTGGAGAAAGCTCCATCAATATTCAGCTTGATTATATTTTGGGGAGGTTTGTTCCATCTGATCTCAATTAAAATCCTGCTCTCCTTGAAGGGATTCTTTTCTGTGAAGAAATTGTATTCCCAGGCTTGTTGAAGAATATCCATGTGATAGACCTTATTGCTAAGGTTATTTATATTATTGTTGTTTCTATTTTTCAGAT
This genomic stretch from Nicotiana sylvestris chromosome 9, ASM39365v2, whole genome shotgun sequence harbors:
- the LOC104238303 gene encoding uncharacterized protein, with the translated sequence MDILQQAWEYNFFTEKNPFKESRILIEIRWNKPPQNIIKLNIDGAFSKSTLEAGLGGVFRNKNGDWIFGYCRSTYASSVMHCELMALHEGLKIARQLDLPNIEIETGSTDAISLLNENNPNFYNLIFECRLLMHQLKHPILRHNFKEGNVIAHLLAKEAVKNFKVSKCVHHARPPCFAEPQLLKNKYGYSIRSKLVATTV